Proteins encoded by one window of Macaca mulatta isolate MMU2019108-1 chromosome 10, T2T-MMU8v2.0, whole genome shotgun sequence:
- the LOC144331910 gene encoding uncharacterized protein LOC144331910 yields MQIQRRGMEEVGIYRVSGVATDIQALKAAFDVNNKDVSVMMSEMDVNAIAGTLKLYFRELPEPLFTDEFYPNFLEGSGEHWSSGRNSTDGGGLVGAGTAVGLTERDDAHWGEAVLTLQVGQGQMAARMTQLVFLCCAEPWDREDSHHTQPGPGFLPVATALARAPQSRVVSAWSGIWCCC; encoded by the exons ATGCAGATACAGCGCCGAGGCATGGAAGAGGTGGGAATCTACCGCGTGTCCGGAGTGGCCACGGACATCCAGGCACTGAAGGCAGCCTTCGACGTCA ATAACAAGGACGTGTCGGTGATGATGAGCGAGATGGACGTGAACGCCATCGCAGGCACGCTGAAGCTGTACTTCCGTGAGCTGCCCGAGCCCCTCTTCACTGATGAGTTCTACCCCAACTTCCTGGAGGGCTCCGGTGAGCACTGGAGCAGCGGCCGTAATTCCACTGACGGGGGCGGTCTGGTTGGGGCAGGGACCGCTGTTGGTTTGACAGAGAGAGACGACGCCCACTGGGGAGAGGCTGTTCTGACTCTGCAGGTGGGACAGGGACAGATGGCCGCCAGGATGACGCAGCTGGTCTTCCTTTGCTGTGCTGAGCCCTGGGACAGGGAGGActcccaccacacacagcctGGTCCCGGGTTCTTACCTGTGGCCACCGCTCTGGCACGAGCCCCTCAGTCTCGGGTGGTTTCTGCTTGGTCCGGGATTTGGTGTTGCTGCTGA